A stretch of Aythya fuligula isolate bAytFul2 chromosome 1, bAytFul2.pri, whole genome shotgun sequence DNA encodes these proteins:
- the RIPPLY3 gene encoding protein ripply3 has protein sequence MEGAAADFSLQATVDHVCHCSRDAQQHSLHPGEQPQSSPVLWRPWMLTAKDGEMTENQQMSEPDGQLMNFRSKGALGFQHPVRLYLPKSKSQKFLNNIGEKVLASFPVQATIHFYNDDTDSEEDEEETSSA, from the exons ATGGAGGGTGCAGCTGCAGATTTCTCGCTCCAGGCTACAGTGGATCACGTCTGTCATTGCTCCAGAGACGCCCAGCAACACTCGCTCCATCCAGGAGAACAGCCACAGAG CAGCCCTGTTTTATGGAGGCCCTGGATGCTCACAGCCAAAGATGGTGAAATGACAGAGAATCAACAAATG TCAGAACCGGATGGTCAGCTAATGAATTTTAGATCAAAAGGAGCCCTGGGTTTTCAACATCCAGTGAG ACTGTATTTGCCTAAGTCCAAATCCCAGAAGTTTCTTAATAACATCGGAGAAAAGGTTCTGGCTAGTTTTCCAGTACAAGCTACAATTCACTTCTACAATGATGACACTGACtctgaggaagatgaagaagaaaccAGTTCAGCCTAA